One region of Zingiber officinale cultivar Zhangliang chromosome 7B, Zo_v1.1, whole genome shotgun sequence genomic DNA includes:
- the LOC122005526 gene encoding probable inactive leucine-rich repeat receptor-like protein kinase At3g03770, translated as MASVIYHPSCLLILSMILILIPYTNQLQPSEVLSLLRIKRLINYPPILSRWNIETDFCSCESNPYLTVVCYEESVTQLHIAGNGSSPILPQSFSINSLFAALYKLPNLKVLSLTSLGLWGPLPGKIYRLSSLEILNMSTNYLYGSIPTQVSRLINLQTLILDHNMFSGRIPYLLGDLPRMTVFRLKNNSLSGSLPDSFSRLKSLRVLVLSSNILSAELPDLSNLTYLQVLDLENNYFGPRFPSLGRKLITLVLRKNKFSGGLPAEVNSYYFLEKMDISSNRFTGPFMPALLSLPSLHHLSISGNRFTGLLLPSMPCTDELEYVDLSSNLLTGSLPTCLISNSKNVVRYAANCLGTEDQSQHPFSFCHTEALAVGIVSHKRMNTSGGKRAFLIVVIGGIVASISLVMMVFFAIRRAKIKQTTKKNPRSTSELASVGYSTQFFPDASHMLQTLDIPPYRPFSLKELEDATKNFDTSSFIREGPYGQMYRGKLKEGTLVAIRCLKLKKAQNPQIFDRHIELISKFRHHHLVSALGHGFEYYPNEFSVSRLFLVFEFVSSRTLRSNVSEGVDSEKLTWMQRLSAVIGIVKGIQFLHGGMMPGMFGNQLKITNILLDQHLVAKIGSYNLPTLAEDMNCELIRNSSCGLQETNERSKCLDKVDIYDLGVILLEIITGKPIKCVGEAGKIQNQLQESATLEMARRSFVDPAVSNSCNDESLTTVMGICLRCLSKDPTQRPSIEDVLWNLQFAIQVQESPSPPSLIHSPLEFNC; from the exons ATGGCTTCTGTGATATATCATCCTTCGTGCCTTCTTATCCTGTCCATGATTTTGATCCTTATCCCATACACAAACCAATTGCAACCATCGGAAGTCTTGTCCCTCCTGCGAATCAAGCGGCTTATTAACTACCCACCTATTCTAAGTAGGTGGAACATCGAGACAGACTTCTGCAGTTGTGAATCAAACCCATATTTAACAGTTGTTTGCTATGAAGAGAGTGTAACGCAGTTACACATAGCAGGCAATGGAAGTTCTCCGATTCTTCCTCAAAGCTTCTCCATTAACTCCTTATTTGCTGCTCTTTACAAGCTGCCCAACCTGAAGGTCCTCTCTTTAACATCACTAGGCCTATGGGGTCCCCTACCTGGCAAGATTTATCGGTTATCTTCTCTTGAAATTCTCAACATGAGCACAAATTATTTGTATGGGTCAATTCCTACGCAAGTTTCAAGATTGATAAATCTCCAAACGTTGATACTTGATCATAACATGTTTAGTGGACGTATTCCATATTTGTTAGGAGATCTTCCACGAATGACCGTGTTTAGATTGAAGAACAACTCTCTCAGTGGCTCTCTGCCTGATTCATTTAGCAGATTAAAGTCACTCAGAGTGCTTGTTTTGTCGTCCAATATATTGTCTGCAGAGTTGCCAGATCTCAGCAATTTGACATACCTTCAAGTTCTTGATTTGGAGAATAACTACTTTGGACCACGATTTCCAAGCTTGGGAAGGAAGCTAATAACACTTGTGTTGAGAAAGAACAAATTTTCTGGCGGCTTGCCTGCTGAAGTAAATAGTTACTATTTTCTGGAAAAAATGGACATATCTTCCAATAGGTTTACTGGGCCTTTCATGCCAGCATTGTTGTCTCTCCCTTCACTTCACCATCTTAGTATTTCTGGGAACAGGTTTACTGGACTGCTTCTGCCAAGTATGCCATGCACCGATGAGCTTGAATATGTGGATTTGTCATCAAATCTTTTGACTGGGAGCCTGCCTACATGCTTGATTTCAAACTCAAAGAATGTGGTTCGGTATGCGGCAAATTGTCTTGGGACTGAGGATCAGAGCCAGCATCCATTCTCATTCTGCCATACCGAAGCATTGGCTGTGGGAATAGTATCTCACAAAAGGATGAATACATCAGGTGGCAAAAGAGCTTTTCTTATTGTGGTCATCGGAGGCATTGTCGCAAGCATTTCTCTGGTGATGATGGTTTTCTTTGCAATTAGAAGAGCTAAGATCAAGCAGACAACCAAAAAAAATCCAAGGAGTACATCAGAGCTTGCTTCAGTGGGGTATTCTACCCAATTTTTCCCTGATGCAA GTCATATGCTGCAGACACTTGACATTCCACCATACAGACCTTTTTCATTGAAGGAGCTTGAAGATGCTACAAAAAATTTTGACACATCAAGTTTCATTAGAGAAGGTCCTTATGGTCAG ATGTACAGAGGAAAACTTAAAGAAGGTACCTTGGTGGCAATAAGATGCTTGAAGCTGAAAAAGGCTCAAAATCCTCAGATCTTTGACCGTCACATTGAACTGATCTCAAAGTTTAGACATCACCATCTAGTCAGTGCCCTTGGTCATGGGTTTGAGTATTATCCCAATGAATTCTCTGTCAGCCGATTGTTTCTTGTTTTCGAGTTCGTCTCAAGTAGAACATTAAGAAGCAACGTTTCAG AGGGAGTAGATAGTGAAAAGCTCACATGGATGCAGAGGCTATCTGCTGTGATTGGTATTGTGAAAGGCATTCAGTTTCTACACGGAGGTATGATGCCTGGTATGTTTGGAAATCAGCTTAAAATCACAAATATCCTTTTGGATCAGCACCTCGTTGCGAAAATTGGCAGCTACAATCTACCGACTCTAGCAGAGGATATGAATTGCGAG CTGATAAGAAATTCTTCATGTGGTTTACAAGAAACCAACGAAAG ATCTAAGTGCTTGGATAAGGTTGACATCTACGATCTTGGTGTCATCTTACTCGAGATTATAACTGGAAAACCAATCAAATGCGTCGGAGAGGCAGGCAAAATCCAGAATCAG CTACAAGAAAGCGCGACACTAGAAATGGCAAGGAGGAGCTTTGTGGATCCTGCAGTGAGCAACTCATGCAACGATGAATCTTTGACGACGGTAATGGGGATTTGCTTGAGATGCCTCTCCAAGGATCCAACTCAGAGACCTTCGATCGAGGATGTGCTGTGGAACTTGCAATTTGCTATTCAAGTCCAAGAATCACCATCTCCACCATCCCTGATTCACTCACCACTTGAATTCAATTGCTGA